CTTGTGCACCGTCACCTCGGTCGCCCGGACCCGCAGGTCGGTCATCACCTCGTCGGCGACCTTGCCCGCCACCGTCTCGATCAGGTCGTACGGCCCGCCGGCCACGATCGCCGCCGCCCGCTCGGCCAGCTCGCCGTAGTGCAGCGTCTCGCGCAGGTCGTCGGTGGCCGCCGCCCGGGACAGGTCGAGCCACGCGGTGACGTCGACCAGGAAGTCCTGGCCGTCCCGCTTCTCGTGCTCGAACACGCCGTGGAAGCCGCGCACCCGCAGGCCGCGCAGCGAGATCCGGTCCGAACCACCCACGTCGCTACGCACGTCCCAGCCTCCAAGCCCGCGCCACGGCCACCGCGTCCAGGGTGCGCTCCACGTCGTGCACCCGCACGCCCCAGGCGCCGGTGAACGCCGCCAGCGCGGACACCGCCGCCGTGGCGTCCTCCCGCCCGTCGGGCGCCCGGTCACCCAGCAGGGGGTCGCTCAGCAGGGCGCCGAGGAAGCGCTTGCGGGACGCGCCGACCAGCACCGGGAACCCCAGCTCCAGCAACGCGCCCAGGCCGTGCAGCAACTGCCAGTTGTGGGTGGCGTTCTTGGCGAAGCCCAGACCGGGGTCGAGGATGACGTCGTCGGCGGCCACACCGGCCGCCAGCGCCGCGTCGACCTGCTTGCACAGCTCGTCGCGCACGTCGCGCACCACGTCGTCGTACACGGCCAGCCGGTCCATCCGCCTGCTGTGCCCGCGCCAGTGCATCAGCACGTACGGCACGCCCGCCTCGGCCACCACCGACGCCATGTCCGGGTCGGCCAGCCCGCCGGACACGTCGTTGACGATCGACGCGCCCGCGTCCAGCGCGGCCAGCGCCACCTCGGCCCGCGTGGTGTCCACGCTGACCGGCACGCCCTCCGCGACCAGCGCCCGGATCACCGGCGCCACCCGGCCCGCCTCGACCGACGCCGACACCCGCTCCGCGCCCGGGCGGGTCGACTCGCCGCCGACGTCGACCAAGTCCGCGCCGCGCCGGAACATGGCCACGCCGTGCGCCACGGCGTCGTCGAACCCGAGGTAGCGACCACCGTCGGAGAACGAGTCGGGGGTGACGTTCAGCACCCCCACCACCACGCAGTGCCCCGGCCTGGGGACGCTCACCTCGAACGTCCCTTGATCAGCTCGATGGCCTCAGCGCGGGACGGCGGCGAGTCGCGCAGCAACCCGCGCACCGCCGACGTCGTGGTCCGCGAGCCGGGCTTGCGCACGCCGCGCATGGCCATGCACAGGTGCTCGGCCTCGACCACGACGATCACGCCGCGCGGTTCGAGCCGGCGCATCAGCGCGTCGGCGACCTGCGACGTCAGCCGCTCCTGCACCTGGGGCCGCTTGGCGTACAGGTCGACCAGCCTGGCCAGCTTCGACAGCCCGGTCACCCGGCCGTGCTCGTTCGGGATGTACCCGACGTGCGCGACGCCGTGGAACGGCAGCAGGTGGTGCTCGCAGAACGAGAACATCGGGATGTCGGTGATCAGCACCAACTCCTCGTGGCTCTCGTCGAACGTCCTGGCCAGCACGCTGTCCGGGTCGGTGTGCAGCCCGGCGAACAGCTCCCGGTACGCCCGCGCGACCCGGGCCGGCGTGTCCCGCAGGCCCTCGCGCTCCGGGTCCTCGCCGCACGCGAGCAGCAGCTCGCGCACCGCCGCCTCGGCCCGCTTCTGGTCGAAGGGCCGGCGCGCGAGACCGGCCCCCCCGTTGGCGGAGAGGCCGGTCTGGTCGAGCTGCGGGAAGTGCTCGGTCACTTGCGGTTGTCCGGATCCGTGTCGAAGGACCGCTTCCCCGCTTCCGCGTCCGTCGGCTCCGGCTGCCACTGCGGTGGCTGCGGTGCGCCGCCGGGCACGGTGGCCGGCGTCCACCCGGGGGGCGCGCCGTAGTTCGGCGGGCCGGACGACGGGTGCTGCGGCTGCGGCGGGTAGGACTGCTGCGGCTGCTGCTGGTACGGCTGCTGCGGCTGCTGGTAGGGCTGCGGCTGCTGGTAGGGCTGGACCGGCGCGCCGTTGGTGCCGTTGGGCGGCGTCGGCGTCGGGTCCCCGAGCGGGGGCGGCTCCTCGTCGAGGGTGTCCTCGATCGCGGGCGGCCACGGCTCGCCGCGCTCCTTGGCCAGTTCCGCCGGGGTCTTGACCGGCGGCTTGTCCGACGGGGTGCGGTGGCCGAAGTCGTTGAACTTGGTGATCCGCGGCCGCTTCTCGACGCCGGCGAAGACCCGCTCCAGGTCCTTCTGGTGCAGGGTCTCCTTCTCGATCAGCTCCAGCGTCAGCGCGTCGAGCACGTCGCGGTAGGTGTTCAGCACCTCGTACGCCTCGGTGTGCGCGGCCTCGATCAGCTCGCGGACTTCCTCGTCGATCTCGTGCGCGACTTCCAGCGAGTAGTCGGCCTGCCGGCCCGCGGTGCGGCCGAGGAACGGCTCGCCCTGCTCCTGGCCGTACTTGACCGCGCCGAGCCGGGCGGACATGCCGTACTCGGTGACCATCGCGCGGGCGATCTTGGTCGCCTGCTCGATGTCGTTGGACGCGCCCGTGGTCGGCTCGTGGAAGACCAGCTCCTCGGCGGAGCGGCCACCCAGCGCGAACACCAGCCGGGCGATCATCTCCGACCTGGTCATCAGGTCCTTGTCCTCCTCGGGCACGGACAGGGTGTGACCACCCGTCCGGCCGCGGGCCAGGATCGTGACCTTGTAGACCGGGTCGATGTCCGGCATGGCCCACGCGGCCAGGGCGTGCCCGGCCTCGTGGTAGGCGGTGATCTTCTTCTCCTTCTCGGAGATGATCCGGCTCTTGCGGGCCGGACCGCCGATCACCCGGTCCACCGACTCCTCCAGCTCGACGCCGGTGATGACGGTGCCGTTCTTGCGGGCGGTGAGCAGCGCGGCCTCGTTGACCACGT
This genomic window from Saccharothrix sp. HUAS TT1 contains:
- the folB gene encoding dihydroneopterin aldolase, giving the protein MRSDVGGSDRISLRGLRVRGFHGVFEHEKRDGQDFLVDVTAWLDLSRAAATDDLRETLHYGELAERAAAIVAGGPYDLIETVAGKVADEVMTDLRVRATEVTVHKPAAPIPLAFGDVSVTIRRTRD
- the ftsH gene encoding ATP-dependent zinc metalloprotease FtsH, with protein sequence MDRKRLLRNPLLWIVAVLLLFYAFNVLFDDNRGYTPIKTSQALQSIRDGQVKEATIEDKEQLLKLTLNDGVTVEGSNRVRAQFPASSTDEVFTILDQAGNKPVVETKVTQDSFLMQMLLYMIPLGLLLLLLMWMMNNAQGGGNRVLNFGKSKAKQLSKDMPKTTFADVAGAEEAVEELYEIKDFLQNPGRYQALGAKIPKGVLLYGPPGTGKTLLARAVAGEAGVPFYSISGSDFVEMFVGVGASRVRDLFEQAKQNAPCIIFVDEIDAVGRHRGAGMGGGHDEREQTLNQLLVEMDGFDSRGGIILIAATNRPDILDPALLRPGRFDRQIPVSAPDLKGRKQILRVHAKGKPLAPETDLDGLAKRTVGFSGADLANVVNEAALLTARKNGTVITGVELEESVDRVIGGPARKSRIISEKEKKITAYHEAGHALAAWAMPDIDPVYKVTILARGRTGGHTLSVPEEDKDLMTRSEMIARLVFALGGRSAEELVFHEPTTGASNDIEQATKIARAMVTEYGMSARLGAVKYGQEQGEPFLGRTAGRQADYSLEVAHEIDEEVRELIEAAHTEAYEVLNTYRDVLDALTLELIEKETLHQKDLERVFAGVEKRPRITKFNDFGHRTPSDKPPVKTPAELAKERGEPWPPAIEDTLDEEPPPLGDPTPTPPNGTNGAPVQPYQQPQPYQQPQQPYQQQPQQSYPPQPQHPSSGPPNYGAPPGWTPATVPGGAPQPPQWQPEPTDAEAGKRSFDTDPDNRK
- the folE gene encoding GTP cyclohydrolase I FolE, whose amino-acid sequence is MTEHFPQLDQTGLSANGGAGLARRPFDQKRAEAAVRELLLACGEDPEREGLRDTPARVARAYRELFAGLHTDPDSVLARTFDESHEELVLITDIPMFSFCEHHLLPFHGVAHVGYIPNEHGRVTGLSKLARLVDLYAKRPQVQERLTSQVADALMRRLEPRGVIVVVEAEHLCMAMRGVRKPGSRTTTSAVRGLLRDSPPSRAEAIELIKGRSR
- the folP gene encoding dihydropteroate synthase; this encodes MGVLNVTPDSFSDGGRYLGFDDAVAHGVAMFRRGADLVDVGGESTRPGAERVSASVEAGRVAPVIRALVAEGVPVSVDTTRAEVALAALDAGASIVNDVSGGLADPDMASVVAEAGVPYVLMHWRGHSRRMDRLAVYDDVVRDVRDELCKQVDAALAAGVAADDVILDPGLGFAKNATHNWQLLHGLGALLELGFPVLVGASRKRFLGALLSDPLLGDRAPDGREDATAAVSALAAFTGAWGVRVHDVERTLDAVAVARAWRLGRA